The following proteins are encoded in a genomic region of Arachis stenosperma cultivar V10309 chromosome 4, arast.V10309.gnm1.PFL2, whole genome shotgun sequence:
- the LOC130975922 gene encoding F-box/kelch-repeat protein At3g06240-like: protein MKQSSMEKKKLKSINDLLPPELIRAILLRIPIKHLVCVRCVSKLWNTLICDPNFVKSHLDHSLAPSHRCLFLQGNSHASSVDLDALLQDDNDGVDAMALSLPFKKKPPPNDFCLVGSCRGFVLLHCEPQFFILWNPLTDSSKRVSYSHMVNAATSYERFSVRREALLYGFGYDASQDDYVVVVAYKGKDGENHFVLCCLRSNSWINLDVALPKLLDCQGLFQPYLGRNNWHAPIQVSPYYEAA, encoded by the exons ATGAAGCAATCCAgcatggagaagaagaagctcaagagcatCAACGACCTCCTTCCTCCGGAACTGATACGAGCAATCTTACTGAGGATTCCCATCAAACACCTTGTGTGCGTCAGGTGCGTTTCCAAGCTATGGAACACTCTCATCTGCGATCCCAATTTCGTAAAATCCCATCTTGATCACTCTCTCGCACCCTCCCATAGATGCCTCTTCCTCCAAGGCAATTCTCACGCTTCCTCCGTTGACCTCGACGCACTGCTTCAAGATGATAATGATGGCGTTGATGCAATGGCCCTCTCTCTCCCTTTCAAGAAGAAGCCACCTCCTAATGATTTCTGTCTTGTTGGTTCCTGCAGAGGGTTCGTACTCTTACACTGCGAACCACAGTTTTTTATCCTATGGAACCCACTCACTGATTCCAGCAAGAGAGTTTCATACTCTCATATGGTTAATGCCGCAACAAGCTATGAACGCTTCTCCGTTCGCCGTGAAGCGCTTCTATATGGCTTTGGTTATGATGCGTCACAAGATGATTATGTAGTAGTTGTAGCATATAAGGGTAAAGACGGCGAAAACCATTTTGTTCTGTGTTGTTTGAGAAGCAATTCATGGATTAATCTTGATGTTGCACTTCCCAAATTACTGGACTG CCAAGgactttttcaaccatatctggGCCGGAACAACTGGCATGCTCCTATCCAAGTATCGCCGTACTACGAGGCTGCCTAG
- the LOC130976616 gene encoding F-box protein CPR1-like isoform X2: MHKKKLKHTVNKAKEQSTMKKKNQNGKSKSIHDILPLDLIHIILLRVPIRHLARLRCVSKLWCSVVSDPDFAELHFHHSPAATNACFFMKNDTMADLVYLDDNDASQKEVCPPFQKKLPSNFSVAGSCRGFILFHRDPHFLVVWKPLTGSSKRISYSHIVHRSQHHGRRIPYGVYFHGFGYDASQDDYLLLVAWSDWKGQYHLDCFSLRTNSWINLDVAVPKLFFYYWHNGGLFFNGAVHWVPSVLMDYRDGIVIFDLKEMTFSTISAPEQLSRSCPSLALLGGCLTLSSPNNDFRNTDIWVMKENKVHSSWTLYRIPCKDFRPLCLSSNRDIIGSGYTSCGKTGYFIYNVRGDLLKHFKNLRCQLPSREPNIVYTVSLLPLPSDIKVKNNKKKMKKEIGHHIF, translated from the exons ATGCATAAGAAGAAGCTGAAGCACACAGTGAACAAAGCAAAAGAGCAATCcaccatgaagaagaagaatcagaATGGCAAGAGCAAGAGCATTCACGACATCCTCCCTCTTGACCTGATTCACATAATCCTTCTGCGGGTGCCCATCAGACATCTCGCTCGCCTCAGGTGCGTTTCCAAACTCTGGTGCTCTGTCGTTTCTGATCCTGACTTTGCGGAATTGCATTTTCACCACTCTCCCGCTGCCACCAACGCATGCTTTTTCATGAAAAACGACACTATGGCTGACTTGGTTTACTTAGACGACAATGATGCATCACAAAAAGAGGTGTGTCCCCCTTTCCAGAAGAAACTACCTTCCAATTTTTCAGTCGCAGGATCCTGCAGAGGCTTTATTCTCTTCCATCGAGACCCACATTTTCTTGTGGTATGGAAACCACTCACTGGATCTAGCAAAAGAATATCCTACTCTCATATTGTTCATCGTAGTCAGCACCATGGCCGTAGGATTCCCTACGGTGTGTATTTTCATGGATTTGGTTATGATGCATCACAAGATGATTACTTACTTCTTGTAGCTTGGAGCGATTGGAAAGGACAATATCATTTGGATTGCTTTTCCTTGAGAACCAATTCATGGATTAATCTTGATGTTGCAGTCCCCAAACTCTTTTTTTATTACTGGCATAATGGGGGGTTGTTCTTTAATGGCGCTGTTCATTGGGTGCCTAGCGTTCTTATGGATTACAGGGATGGTATTGTTATCTTTGATCTCAAGGAAATGACTTTTTCAACTATATCTGCTCCGGAACAACTGTCACGCTCCTGTCCAAGTCTTGCCCTACTCGGAGGCTGCCTAACCTTGTCTTCTCCCAATAATGATTTCCGTAACACTGACATATGGGTgatgaaagaaaataaagtgcacTCATCTTGGACTCTCTATCGGATTCCTTGCAAGGACTTCCGACCTCTGTGCTTATCTAGTAATAGGGATATTATTGGAAGTGGTTATACTTCTTGTGGTAAAACAGGGTACTTCATATATAATGTCAGAGGAGACCTGCTCAAGCATTTTAAAAATCTGCGTTGTCAGCTTCCCTCCCGTGAACCCAATATTGTGTATACAGTGAGTCTCTTGCCACTCCCTAGTGACATTAAGGTTAAGAATaacaagaagaagatgaagaaggaAATCG GCCATCATATTTTTTAA
- the LOC130976616 gene encoding F-box protein CPR1-like isoform X1, with translation MHKKKLKHTVNKAKEQSTMKKKNQNGKSKSIHDILPLDLIHIILLRVPIRHLARLRCVSKLWCSVVSDPDFAELHFHHSPAATNACFFMKNDTMADLVYLDDNDASQKEVCPPFQKKLPSNFSVAGSCRGFILFHRDPHFLVVWKPLTGSSKRISYSHIVHRSQHHGRRIPYGVYFHGFGYDASQDDYLLLVAWSDWKGQYHLDCFSLRTNSWINLDVAVPKLFFYYWHNGGLFFNGAVHWVPSVLMDYRDGIVIFDLKEMTFSTISAPEQLSRSCPSLALLGGCLTLSSPNNDFRNTDIWVMKENKVHSSWTLYRIPCKDFRPLCLSSNRDIIGSGYTSCGKTGYFIYNVRGDLLKHFKNLRCQLPSREPNIVYTVSLLPLPSDIKVKNNKKKMKKEIGIIDHGLASCGPGLWCSFEV, from the exons ATGCATAAGAAGAAGCTGAAGCACACAGTGAACAAAGCAAAAGAGCAATCcaccatgaagaagaagaatcagaATGGCAAGAGCAAGAGCATTCACGACATCCTCCCTCTTGACCTGATTCACATAATCCTTCTGCGGGTGCCCATCAGACATCTCGCTCGCCTCAGGTGCGTTTCCAAACTCTGGTGCTCTGTCGTTTCTGATCCTGACTTTGCGGAATTGCATTTTCACCACTCTCCCGCTGCCACCAACGCATGCTTTTTCATGAAAAACGACACTATGGCTGACTTGGTTTACTTAGACGACAATGATGCATCACAAAAAGAGGTGTGTCCCCCTTTCCAGAAGAAACTACCTTCCAATTTTTCAGTCGCAGGATCCTGCAGAGGCTTTATTCTCTTCCATCGAGACCCACATTTTCTTGTGGTATGGAAACCACTCACTGGATCTAGCAAAAGAATATCCTACTCTCATATTGTTCATCGTAGTCAGCACCATGGCCGTAGGATTCCCTACGGTGTGTATTTTCATGGATTTGGTTATGATGCATCACAAGATGATTACTTACTTCTTGTAGCTTGGAGCGATTGGAAAGGACAATATCATTTGGATTGCTTTTCCTTGAGAACCAATTCATGGATTAATCTTGATGTTGCAGTCCCCAAACTCTTTTTTTATTACTGGCATAATGGGGGGTTGTTCTTTAATGGCGCTGTTCATTGGGTGCCTAGCGTTCTTATGGATTACAGGGATGGTATTGTTATCTTTGATCTCAAGGAAATGACTTTTTCAACTATATCTGCTCCGGAACAACTGTCACGCTCCTGTCCAAGTCTTGCCCTACTCGGAGGCTGCCTAACCTTGTCTTCTCCCAATAATGATTTCCGTAACACTGACATATGGGTgatgaaagaaaataaagtgcacTCATCTTGGACTCTCTATCGGATTCCTTGCAAGGACTTCCGACCTCTGTGCTTATCTAGTAATAGGGATATTATTGGAAGTGGTTATACTTCTTGTGGTAAAACAGGGTACTTCATATATAATGTCAGAGGAGACCTGCTCAAGCATTTTAAAAATCTGCGTTGTCAGCTTCCCTCCCGTGAACCCAATATTGTGTATACAGTGAGTCTCTTGCCACTCCCTAGTGACATTAAGGTTAAGAATaacaagaagaagatgaagaaggaAATCG GAATCATTGATCACGGTCTTGCTTCCTGTGGTCCGGGCTTGTGGTGCAGTTTTGAAGTTTAG
- the LOC130972986 gene encoding F-box/kelch-repeat protein At3g06240-like, with protein sequence MKQSSMEKKKLKSINDLLPPELIRAILLRIPIKHLVCVRCVSKLWNTLISDPNFAKSHPDHSLAPSHRCLFLQGNSHAYSVDLDALLQDDKDGVDAIAISFPFKKKPPSSDDFCLVGSCRGFVLLHCEPRFFILWNPLTDSSKRVSYSPMVNAATSYEHFSVRREALLYGFGYDASQDDYVVVVAYKGKDRENHFDLCCLRSNSWINLDAALPNLLDWYNLKSKGLFCNGAIHWSTHEYRFNILIFDIKPRTFSTISGPEQLACSYPSIAVLPGCLALYYNNRDSRNIHIWVMKEYKVQSSWTLYEIPLVCSKFKPLCLSANGDIIGRCYPWEGEVGFYIYNVRGELLKHVQYIHGDLTSHIRSIVHLDCPLAVPSNIK encoded by the coding sequence ATGAAGCAATCGAgcatggagaagaagaagctcaagagcatCAACGATCTCCTTCCTCCGGAACTGATACGAGCAATCTTACTGAGGATTCCCATCAAACACCTTGTGTGCGTGAGGTGCGTTTCCAAGCTGTGGAATACTCTCATCTCCGATCCCAATTTTGCAAAATCCCATCCTGATCACTCTCTCGCACCCTCCCATAGATGCCTCTTCCTCCAAGGCAATTCTCACGCTTACTCCGTTGACCTCGACGCACTGCTTCAAGATGATAAGGATGGCGTTGATGCAATAGCCATCTCTTTCCCTTTCAAGAAGAAGCCACCTTCTTCTGATGATTTCTGTCTTGTTGGTTCCTGCAGAGGGTTTGTTCTCTTACACTGCGAACCACGGTTTTTTATCCTATGGAACCCACTAACTGATTCCAGCAAAAGAGTTTCATACTCTCCTATGGTTAATGCCGCAACAAGCTATGAACACTTCTCTGTTCGCCGCGAAGCGCTTCTATATGGCTTTGGTTATGATGCGTCACAGGATGATTATGTAGTAGTTGTAGCATATAAGGGTAAAGACCGCGAAAACCATTTTGATCTGTGTTGTTTGAGAAGCAATTCATGGATTAATCTTGATGCTGCACTTCCCAACTTACTGGACTGGTATAATTTGAAATCTAAGGGGTTGTTCTGTAACGGGGCTATTCATTGGTCTACTCATGAGTACCGTTTTAACATTCTTATCTTTGATATAAAGCCAAGgactttttcaaccatatctggGCCGGAACAACTGGCATGCTCCTATCCAAGTATCGCCGTACTACCAGGGTGCCTAGCCTTGTATTATAACAATCGTGATAGCCGTAACATTCACATATGGGTGATGAAAGAATATAAAGTGCAGTCGTCTTGGACCCTCTATGAGATTCCCCTTGTATGCTCTAAGTTTAAGCCACTGTGCTTATCTGCTAACGGGGATATTATTGGAAGATGTTATCCTTGGGAGGGTGAAGTAGGgttctatatatataatgtcAGAGGAGAGCTGCTCAAACATGTTCAATATATTCATGGTGATCTTACCAGCCACATAAGGTCCATTGTGCATCTGGACTGTCCCTTGGCAGTCCCTAGCAACATCaagtag